One window of the Benincasa hispida cultivar B227 chromosome 3, ASM972705v1, whole genome shotgun sequence genome contains the following:
- the LOC120072874 gene encoding uncharacterized protein LOC120072874 yields MDRLAAVFRRGADTALWDSGSDHSSENSTADLFDLVKSFIEKGDIKIKEGEKEDSYTEESDGFSFDSDAEAIKLRNLFGSLDDKNGEIRIEAEQALKPVGGRSFPGIKRQLMAHLRRKGFDAGLCKSKMEKLRSFPAGDHEYIDVNFGGNRYIVEIFLAREFEIARPTSKYISLLNIFPEIFVGNLEELKQVVKLMCSAMKESMKKRNMHVPPWRRNGYMQAKWFGSYKRTTNQKVSGSAEEETSPPEISLPCFKAYHCRGDFDQNAGIRVGNLTAVFGGNELLL; encoded by the exons ATGGACAGATTAGCCGCAGTCTTCCGCCGCGGTGCTGATACCGCCCTCTGGGACAGCGGCAGCGACCATTCGTCGGAAAATTCCACCGCCGACCTCTTCGACCTCGTTAAGTCCTTCATTGAAAAGGGTGATATTAAAATTAAGGAAGGGGAGAAGGAAGACAGCTATACAGAAGAATCAGACGGTTTTTCCTTTGATTCAGATGCAGAGGCAATCAAGTTACGGAATCTGTTTGGTTCCTTGGACGATAAGAATGGGGAAATCAGAATTGAAGCAGAACAAGCTCTGAAGCCCGTTGGTGGAAGATCGTTCCCTGGGATTAAACGACAATTGATGGCACATTTGCGTAGAAAAGGCTTCGATGCCG GTCTTTGCAAATCGAAGATGGAGAAACTTCGGTCATTTCCGGCAGGTGACCATGAGTATATCGACGTCAATTTTGGAGGAAATCGGTACATTGTAGAAATCTTTTTAGCTAGAGAATTTGAAATTGCCCGTCCAACCAGTAAATACATATCGTTACTCAACATATTTCCAGAGATTTTCGTCGGAAATTTGGAAGAGTTGAAGCAGGTGGTAAAACTAATGTGCTCTGCCATGAAAGAGTccatgaaaaaaagaaatatgcaTGTGCCTCCATGGAGAAGAAACGGGTACATGCAAGCAAAATGGTTTGGTTCTTACAAGCGAACCACGAACCAGAAAGTCTCAGGATCGGCTGAAGAAGAAACTTCGCCGCCGGAAATTAGTTTACCGTGTTTTAAGGCCTACCACTGCAGGGGAGATTTCGACCAGAATGCAGGTATCAGAGTTGGGAATTTAACCGCTGTTTTTGGTGGCAATGAGTTGCTTCTGTAG